The following proteins come from a genomic window of Acidobacteriota bacterium:
- a CDS encoding TetR/AcrR family transcriptional regulator, whose protein sequence is MAQFVKQGIYTTRVEDITDGADVAKGAFYNYFASKADLVAELLLQGIRLLDETYLRPAARRRNAPGNRVRDFVERHEAFLSEHPEYALLFHQSRGMLLLEPDASPKLNEAFRRYLECIVSKLGDGAEAGAGEEEALQHAAALAGLIAGHRSFAAAAGLSADQRLTLELAVRGFSKTAEDRPIAKGVTPPLPTRHD, encoded by the coding sequence ATGGCGCAATTCGTCAAGCAGGGGATCTACACCACCCGGGTCGAGGACATCACCGACGGGGCGGACGTCGCCAAGGGCGCCTTCTACAACTACTTCGCCTCCAAGGCCGACCTGGTGGCCGAACTGCTCCTCCAGGGGATCCGGCTGCTCGACGAGACCTACCTGCGGCCCGCCGCCCGCAGGCGCAATGCCCCGGGAAACCGCGTCCGGGACTTCGTGGAGCGGCACGAAGCCTTCCTGAGCGAACACCCCGAATACGCGCTGCTCTTCCACCAGTCCCGGGGGATGCTCCTCCTCGAACCGGATGCGTCCCCGAAGCTGAACGAAGCCTTCCGGCGGTACCTGGAGTGCATCGTCTCCAAACTCGGGGACGGGGCGGAGGCCGGGGCCGGGGAGGAGGAGGCGTTGCAGCACGCGGCGGCCCTGGCCGGCCTGATCGCCGGTCACCGGTCTTTCGCCGCGGCGGCCGGGCTCTCCGCGGACCAGCGGCTGACCCTTGAACTTGCCGTCAGGGGCTTTTCGAAAACGGCCGAAGACCGGCCGATCGCGAAGGGCGTGACCCCACCCCTTCCGACCCGGCACGACTGA